One stretch of Sporocytophaga myxococcoides DSM 11118 DNA includes these proteins:
- a CDS encoding DUF2126 domain-containing protein, whose translation MAIKVAINHCTTYRYDRLVSLSPHVFRLRPAVHSRTPIEAYSLKITPEQHFINWQQDPFGNYMARVVFPEQTREMTIEVEVISNLVVINPFDFFVEEYAESYPFKYQGQLEKELSLYMEKKESGPLLRKWLDELDLSKEIGIVDFLVMINQKLNSDINYTIRMEPGVQSCEETLGKALGSCRDTAWLMVQALRHLGLAARFVSGYLVQLTADIKSLDGPSGPEEDFTDLHAWTEVYIPGAGWIGLDPTSGLFAGEGHIPLACTPDYVSAAPVVGATGKCEVDFFFDNKVTRIHEDPRVTMPYTEEQWAAINAVGNKVDDDLEKWDVRMTMGGEPTFVSIDDMESAQWNTAADGPHKRLLAHDLVFRLREKFGPKGMLHYGQGKWYPGEPLPRWQYGLFWRKDGYPIWKNTELIAHEKTNKTYTVEDSRIFMEELARHLAVSRYNISPAYEDAFYFLWSEGKTPINIDPLKYNLKDSLERRTLATLLDKGLNNPVGYSLPVEWNYWTGKWKSCKWQFTRDYLFLIPGNSPIGFRLPLESLAFVSKGLRPQEIERSLFEELPPLENYHEKIALRYGRIFEHVAPPQRIRHQELAVNDGDGKSIGKDRRSRNAVKTEDEEDEIKPMFETDVIKTAICTEVREEYLYIFLPPVSYLEHYLDLVASVEATAEKLNMQVRIEGYEPPRDYRVERLVVSPDPGVIEVNIHPSKNWKELNNIVNTLYEQAYLSRLGTEKFMLDGRHTGTGGGNHITIGGSTPSDSPLLRRPDLLRSLIAYWQHHPGLSYLFAGAFVGPTSQAPRIDEGRDEKLYEMEIAFDQVPESGFVPYWLVDRIFRHLLTDITGNTHRAEFCIDKLYSPDSSSGRLGILEFRAFDMPPHRQMSMVQMLLIRALVARFWNKPYKHELVRWGTELHDKFLLPHFVYEDIKEVVSELNDAGYPFQMTWFDPFFEFRFPRYGSVMVRGIEMEIRMGIEPWHVLGEEMSSSGTARFVDSSLERIQVKLKGLNNSRYILLCNGCRVPMRPTDVRGEFVSGVRYRAWQPPSALHPSIGTDTPLVFDIVDTWNNRSVGGCTYHVSHPGGRSYDTFPINTYEAESRRGNRFWEYGHTQDVMRPAPYLSPISHYIKQDRPPLVKYDPPVVEINKDYPSTLDMRKYRKVNRSE comes from the coding sequence ATGGCAATAAAAGTCGCAATTAATCATTGTACTACTTACAGATATGACAGGCTGGTATCTTTGTCTCCTCATGTGTTCAGGCTGAGGCCAGCAGTGCATTCAAGGACTCCGATAGAAGCATATTCTCTAAAGATTACTCCGGAACAGCACTTTATCAACTGGCAGCAGGATCCTTTTGGTAATTATATGGCAAGGGTAGTTTTCCCGGAGCAGACAAGGGAAATGACAATAGAGGTGGAAGTAATATCCAATCTCGTAGTAATAAATCCATTCGACTTTTTTGTAGAAGAATATGCAGAGTCTTATCCTTTCAAATATCAAGGGCAATTAGAGAAAGAGCTTTCTCTGTATATGGAGAAAAAGGAAAGTGGCCCTTTGCTGAGAAAATGGCTTGACGAGCTTGATTTAAGTAAAGAGATAGGTATTGTTGATTTTCTGGTGATGATTAATCAGAAGTTAAACAGTGATATTAATTATACCATCCGCATGGAGCCAGGCGTACAGAGTTGTGAAGAAACGCTTGGAAAAGCATTGGGATCTTGCCGGGACACTGCTTGGTTGATGGTACAGGCTTTAAGACATCTCGGACTCGCTGCTCGCTTTGTCTCCGGATACCTGGTTCAGTTAACTGCTGATATTAAATCCCTGGATGGCCCCTCAGGTCCGGAAGAGGATTTTACAGATCTGCATGCATGGACTGAAGTCTATATCCCTGGAGCGGGCTGGATAGGTCTTGATCCTACTTCCGGGTTATTTGCAGGAGAAGGGCATATACCTCTTGCATGTACACCCGACTATGTGAGCGCAGCTCCTGTAGTAGGAGCAACAGGGAAATGTGAAGTTGACTTTTTCTTTGATAATAAAGTTACCCGCATTCATGAAGATCCCCGGGTAACAATGCCCTATACTGAGGAGCAATGGGCTGCTATTAATGCTGTGGGAAATAAGGTTGATGATGATCTGGAGAAGTGGGACGTAAGAATGACGATGGGAGGAGAGCCTACCTTTGTTTCCATTGATGACATGGAATCTGCTCAATGGAATACGGCAGCAGATGGACCTCATAAACGATTGCTTGCCCATGATCTGGTATTCAGGCTCAGAGAAAAGTTCGGTCCGAAAGGGATGTTGCATTACGGACAAGGCAAATGGTATCCCGGAGAACCCTTGCCACGCTGGCAGTATGGACTTTTCTGGAGAAAAGACGGTTATCCTATCTGGAAGAATACAGAACTTATAGCTCACGAAAAGACCAATAAAACATACACTGTTGAAGATTCCAGGATTTTTATGGAAGAACTTGCCAGGCATCTTGCAGTCAGCAGATATAATATTTCCCCGGCATATGAAGATGCATTTTATTTCCTTTGGTCAGAAGGAAAGACACCTATTAATATAGATCCTCTAAAATACAATCTTAAAGATAGTCTTGAACGACGGACGCTTGCCACGCTTCTTGATAAAGGGCTGAATAATCCCGTTGGTTATTCTCTTCCGGTAGAATGGAATTACTGGACTGGAAAATGGAAAAGCTGCAAATGGCAGTTTACTCGTGACTACCTGTTTCTCATACCAGGCAATTCTCCTATAGGTTTCAGATTGCCTCTCGAATCTCTTGCTTTTGTTTCCAAAGGTCTAAGACCACAGGAAATAGAAAGAAGTTTATTTGAAGAATTACCTCCTTTGGAAAATTACCATGAGAAAATAGCCCTAAGGTATGGACGAATTTTTGAACATGTAGCTCCTCCTCAGAGAATAAGACATCAAGAGTTAGCAGTTAATGATGGAGATGGCAAAAGTATCGGAAAAGACAGAAGAAGTCGCAATGCTGTTAAAACAGAGGATGAAGAGGATGAGATAAAACCAATGTTTGAAACAGACGTCATAAAGACCGCTATTTGTACAGAGGTTAGAGAGGAATACCTTTATATATTTCTTCCGCCTGTTAGCTATCTTGAGCATTATCTGGATTTGGTAGCTTCAGTAGAGGCAACTGCGGAAAAATTAAATATGCAGGTAAGAATAGAAGGTTATGAACCACCGCGTGACTATAGGGTTGAAAGACTTGTTGTATCGCCCGATCCTGGAGTTATAGAAGTTAACATTCATCCTTCCAAAAACTGGAAAGAACTTAATAATATTGTAAATACGCTTTATGAGCAAGCTTATCTTTCCCGACTGGGTACCGAAAAGTTTATGCTTGATGGAAGACATACCGGTACTGGGGGAGGCAATCATATTACTATAGGCGGAAGCACTCCTTCAGACAGTCCGCTTCTCAGAAGACCAGATCTTCTCAGAAGCTTAATTGCTTATTGGCAGCATCACCCAGGCCTATCGTATTTATTTGCAGGAGCTTTTGTAGGACCTACAAGTCAGGCACCGAGGATTGATGAAGGAAGGGACGAAAAATTATATGAGATGGAAATTGCTTTTGATCAGGTACCTGAAAGCGGTTTTGTTCCATATTGGCTTGTTGATAGAATATTCAGGCATTTGCTTACGGATATTACTGGAAATACTCACAGAGCAGAGTTTTGTATAGATAAATTATATTCCCCTGACTCTTCTTCAGGAAGACTGGGGATACTTGAATTCAGAGCATTTGATATGCCTCCTCACAGACAAATGAGTATGGTGCAGATGCTGCTTATTCGAGCTTTGGTAGCTCGCTTTTGGAATAAACCATACAAACATGAACTTGTAAGATGGGGGACGGAGCTGCATGATAAATTCCTGCTTCCGCATTTTGTATATGAGGATATAAAAGAAGTGGTGAGTGAATTGAATGATGCAGGATATCCTTTTCAAATGACATGGTTTGATCCGTTTTTTGAATTCAGATTTCCAAGATATGGATCTGTGATGGTGAGAGGAATAGAAATGGAAATCAGGATGGGTATTGAGCCATGGCATGTGTTGGGTGAAGAAATGAGTAGCTCTGGCACAGCCCGTTTTGTAGATTCTTCTTTGGAAAGGATACAGGTAAAATTAAAAGGATTAAATAATTCAAGATACATATTGTTGTGCAATGGCTGCAGAGTGCCAATGAGACCAACTGATGTAAGAGGTGAATTTGTAAGTGGCGTGCGCTACAGAGCGTGGCAACCTCCATCTGCATTGCATCCTTCCATAGGAACTGACACTCCTTTGGTTTTTGATATAGTAGATACCTGGAACAATAGGTCAGTAGGAGGATGCACGTATCATGTTTCTCATCCGGGTGGAAGAAGCTATGATACATTCCCGATTAATACGTATGAAGCAGAATCCAGAAGAGGAAATCGTTTCTGGGAGTATGGACATACTCAGGATGTGATGAGACCAGCTCCTTATTTATCACCGATTTCTCATTATATCAAACAGGACAGGCCTCCTCTTGTGAAATATGATCCACCAGTGGTTGAAATAAACAAAGATTACCCAAGTACTTTAGATATGAGAAAATATCGAAAAGTTAACAGGAGTGAGTAA
- a CDS encoding phosphatidylinositol-specific phospholipase C yields the protein MTHITTTWSTNWMSAINGSAKISEISIPGTHDSCARHETIRSQCQWFSIIQQLNRGIRFLDIRCRYKADAESGRSQGIYFPIHHGSVFQNIFFEEVQAQCIAFLNENPSECIIMNVQMEYDGDGNEFRKKFLELTSAYKNYWYTKNSIPTLDECRKRIVLVRSYDSKANKGWSKGSDKDWPEGVSGGGLEWNGFNINGESSNSIFSTQNGWTAWHGGQKGDEVEKYIKSAKDNAPKLITLNFASYANDNGPGPNAGGMNSRLQKFLPAYNITQWGLALGIIVIDFMGNTGNDGKSLENLIIERQKYQGSNYSYGGIVPWLQKESATAAAIV from the coding sequence ATGACACATATAACAACAACATGGTCGACAAACTGGATGTCGGCAATTAATGGTTCTGCAAAAATTTCAGAAATAAGTATCCCTGGAACACATGATTCATGCGCAAGACATGAGACTATAAGGTCACAATGTCAATGGTTCTCGATCATTCAGCAGCTTAACAGAGGAATCAGGTTTTTGGATATTCGCTGTCGATACAAGGCAGATGCTGAATCTGGCAGGTCACAAGGAATTTATTTTCCCATTCACCATGGTAGTGTATTTCAAAACATCTTCTTTGAAGAAGTGCAGGCACAATGCATTGCTTTTTTAAATGAAAATCCTTCTGAATGTATCATCATGAATGTACAGATGGAGTATGATGGTGATGGAAATGAGTTCAGAAAGAAATTTTTAGAACTCACGAGTGCGTATAAAAACTATTGGTACACTAAAAACAGTATACCAACTTTGGATGAATGCAGGAAGCGTATCGTGTTGGTTCGTTCATATGATTCTAAGGCCAACAAAGGCTGGAGTAAAGGTAGTGACAAGGATTGGCCAGAGGGTGTAAGTGGTGGAGGTTTGGAATGGAATGGTTTCAATATTAATGGGGAATCGTCAAACTCCATTTTTAGCACACAAAATGGCTGGACTGCTTGGCACGGAGGTCAGAAAGGGGATGAGGTCGAAAAATATATCAAGTCAGCAAAGGATAATGCCCCCAAACTCATTACCTTAAATTTTGCAAGTTATGCTAATGATAATGGACCTGGCCCAAATGCAGGAGGTATGAATAGCAGGCTACAGAAGTTTTTGCCAGCATATAATATTACTCAGTGGGGTTTAGCATTGGGTATTATAGTGATTGATTTTATGGGTAATACAGGAAATGATGGCAAGTCGCTGGAAAACTTAATCATTGAACGTCAAAAATATCAGGGTAGTAATTACTCCTATGGAGGAATAGTTCCTTGGTTGCAAAAAGAAAGTGCTACAGCGGCTGCAATCGTGTAA
- a CDS encoding TOMM precursor leader peptide-binding protein, translating into MKTFEGINASILKELSWRPFSTLELIEKYIQRFPSPYIVYALKTLENNKLIVTEDKFKTLKYTERSLLSEALQWPRQYRVQQLPQLFFAGTWEQVKSKLDSGLSEPILPIVTHINGALIGPVLKDQNAVCVECLLFKINQNNSFQIWLKRHSVDPLISFYVSDSLIEGIQNVLGEIAKDPLQLAQQMVFVDENGKRSLHQITRRPNCHHCGDPLLMTKLMESPIQLKNDSSVFNYAYGYRTTKPEVTWDRFKHLIDPVLGTIHQMDTVCKLDNEGIFVYSARYPVVPMKERPHSSEFQTEAYGKGITPIASQVSALCEAIERASLRYYGDEPVIYGTAHEMGKTALLPQSFQYFHPHQSEYPNATHALGPVPKEISDQEAIAWLPAWSLRDQERRFLPMDAVLYGHDKLEQERVAVFESNGLSAGNNMEEAILQGLLELIERDAVSIWWFNKLSRPSADVSIMTLDVWFTKALKALQDQGWKITFLDLTIDTGVLVIAAVGEMKGSYLTGYGCHTDPCLAFNRALTELIQVKELMQPVKPPKGYEDTDYLCPSQYGKRFPILSDVNASRGLGNLIQNIVDHLALLDIDTIVLNSTRPDIGLPVVKVVCPGLRAFRPRFAAGRLYEVPVKLGLRNQCTAYEQLNPMWLTIQSFKQEVTIENHIEK; encoded by the coding sequence ATGAAGACTTTTGAGGGGATCAATGCATCAATCTTGAAAGAGTTGAGCTGGAGGCCTTTCTCTACCTTGGAATTGATAGAAAAATACATCCAACGGTTTCCTTCTCCTTACATTGTATATGCGCTAAAAACACTTGAAAATAATAAACTGATTGTTACTGAAGACAAGTTTAAGACTTTAAAATATACGGAGAGATCATTACTGTCCGAGGCATTACAGTGGCCTAGACAATATCGAGTGCAACAATTACCTCAGTTATTTTTTGCTGGCACATGGGAACAAGTTAAAAGCAAATTGGATTCAGGTTTATCTGAACCTATTTTACCCATCGTAACACATATAAATGGGGCTTTGATAGGTCCTGTATTGAAGGATCAGAATGCTGTGTGTGTGGAATGTCTGCTTTTTAAAATCAATCAAAATAATAGTTTTCAAATTTGGTTGAAACGTCATAGTGTTGATCCACTCATTTCTTTCTATGTGTCAGATTCATTAATTGAAGGCATCCAAAATGTTCTTGGGGAAATTGCAAAAGATCCATTACAGCTAGCTCAACAGATGGTATTTGTGGATGAAAACGGAAAGAGGTCTTTACATCAAATCACCCGCCGACCCAACTGTCATCATTGTGGAGATCCACTTTTAATGACTAAGTTGATGGAGAGCCCTATTCAGTTAAAAAACGATTCCAGTGTGTTTAATTATGCCTATGGCTATAGAACTACTAAACCAGAAGTTACCTGGGATCGATTCAAACACCTTATAGATCCTGTCTTGGGTACCATTCATCAAATGGATACTGTTTGCAAACTTGACAATGAAGGGATATTTGTCTATTCAGCACGATATCCTGTTGTTCCAATGAAGGAACGGCCTCATAGCTCTGAATTTCAGACGGAAGCTTATGGTAAGGGTATTACTCCCATCGCATCCCAAGTCAGTGCACTATGTGAAGCAATAGAACGTGCTAGTTTACGCTATTATGGAGATGAACCTGTTATATATGGCACAGCTCATGAAATGGGGAAAACTGCCTTACTCCCACAGTCTTTTCAATATTTTCACCCACATCAGTCAGAATATCCTAATGCCACTCATGCTTTGGGGCCAGTACCAAAAGAGATATCTGATCAGGAAGCCATAGCCTGGCTGCCTGCCTGGTCTTTACGTGATCAGGAACGCAGGTTTTTGCCGATGGATGCAGTACTTTACGGACATGACAAGCTTGAGCAAGAGCGAGTAGCTGTTTTTGAATCTAATGGACTTTCTGCAGGCAACAATATGGAGGAGGCGATTCTTCAAGGTCTTTTAGAACTTATAGAACGTGACGCAGTGTCCATCTGGTGGTTTAACAAGCTATCAAGACCTTCTGCAGATGTTTCCATCATGACATTGGATGTTTGGTTTACCAAGGCACTAAAGGCACTTCAAGACCAAGGTTGGAAGATAACCTTTTTGGACTTGACCATAGATACTGGCGTACTTGTAATAGCAGCTGTGGGAGAGATGAAGGGGAGTTACCTGACAGGCTATGGCTGCCATACCGATCCGTGCTTGGCCTTCAATAGGGCTCTGACAGAATTGATCCAGGTAAAGGAACTCATGCAACCAGTGAAACCTCCCAAAGGATATGAGGATACGGACTATTTATGCCCCAGTCAATACGGTAAAAGATTTCCAATTCTATCAGATGTTAATGCTTCAAGGGGCTTGGGAAACTTAATACAAAATATTGTCGACCATCTGGCTCTATTGGATATAGATACCATAGTGCTTAATAGCACTCGACCTGACATAGGACTTCCTGTTGTAAAAGTGGTATGTCCTGGTCTTAGGGCTTTTCGGCCAAGGTTTGCAGCAGGAAGACTTTATGAAGTACCAGTGAAGCTAGGGCTAAGAAACCAATGTACAGCCTATGAACAATTAAATCCTATGTGGCTGACCATACAGTCTTTTAAGCAAGAAGTGACAATAGAAAATCATATTGAAAAATGA
- a CDS encoding TOMM system kinase/cyclase fusion protein — protein MNTFNSEEHALHELIHYTIQETIGRGSFGTVYKAIQKSTGQAVAIKFFNIDTSKGDSLYKIKTTRLEREIDIYKEINHPYIVKLLDKGYTPTGLPFVVFEYLEGITLKELILQKRGLTALETKELLNQVLDALACTHAKGIIHGDLKPQNIMVSQTGAKAFVKVLDFGVGNLTQDMNRTSSQDALVTFGTPLYSAPEQLRGESASVKSDLYAWGLIVLECLSGNAAIQGGSISEIYHEQLNTSKVPIPFNIKEHSLGKLLERVLDKNPLTRFAETLVLFQEMSKLDVSTLQLTKNNLNNSAPELDHTLENELSWKDIEKNKKLITILGFKLSLTATEECHLDEETIETIRQDQLQSCIDTALRFDGYQTNGLADYRLIYFGYPQTSDQDARLAGRTALEILTQVKKRSQALNKIYGLNLDIKLSLHSGNIFTKSGLNTDGHTANLALDLLQYSQDRKILVSAQTRQLLEPFIEFESPININSQYAKMPSQASYLVGELPLEAFSQLRSTSADRKMYGRDEELGRIFNLWEATANTDQCQMYLIEGEAGVGKSKLVFEFKKKLRNEDCSIIESRCLQEHSNNSFFPILETFKKAIGIRQGSNPSDSQKLLTQILTDASCNLETAIPVLASWLGIDLETLQESSPFNPLEQKTLLSDTLTKCFLFLVSRQNYLFVFEDIHWADPSTINFLKEYQSQSVSQRHMILCTSRPNDSWSFDKLGFNSIRLAPLDLQSGALLVKEIVEFKEISENALKYILDKTDGIPIFIEELTAMLMAKEQIVCKNEIYHLKEHFNSETVPFTLKGLLNARLDQLGHAKETAQLAATVGKEVDYSLLANAGIKDETTLLSHLNKMIDADLMYKIQTTHGDQYIFRHSLFREAAYESQANAKRIQNHEHIAEVLTYNIQLKEARYTANEAERLSHHLYESGKVSQGVVWMHKTAEVLVRKSDSLETVEVCKKAIHWLLELPESQERFQREFNLRQILITNLVATESYGSEEVGKQLDAISTLFVNLDDQEQLFPSMFLYSNYYTLRANAKAAMEISKVLAEKADKNKNNKWILVAYTLLGYQLMNNGQFIEAATAVKYALDHFDPLVHNTLAYEFGIDQEIIAKGLLANIYTFLGNHAEIALLENNLLKKAHQLNHLHSTASTYLGLSCTYFYLGNKDKVKEYSKALMDLNHHHSSHIFGNYGLILNAWASKDLESAQKAMIAEEAMGILSMRSFWYTIIACIELESGMYIDAHKRLHLALSLIGKSDGPLYASEIHRLLANIHLESSETDLVKNHFQNCQSIATQQGAKWILEKAESLAMTF, from the coding sequence ATGAACACTTTTAACTCAGAAGAGCATGCTCTTCATGAATTAATCCATTATACCATACAGGAAACTATTGGAAGAGGTAGTTTTGGTACGGTTTATAAGGCTATCCAAAAGAGCACAGGGCAGGCTGTTGCTATTAAATTTTTCAACATAGATACCTCGAAAGGCGATTCCCTTTATAAAATAAAAACTACCAGACTAGAAAGGGAAATTGACATTTACAAGGAAATCAATCATCCTTATATAGTAAAGCTTTTAGACAAAGGCTATACACCTACGGGGCTGCCCTTTGTAGTATTTGAATATTTGGAAGGGATTACTTTAAAAGAATTGATCCTTCAAAAGAGAGGTCTGACTGCTTTGGAGACAAAAGAGCTCCTGAATCAGGTATTGGATGCGCTGGCCTGCACGCATGCCAAGGGTATCATACATGGGGATTTAAAGCCTCAAAATATTATGGTATCCCAAACAGGAGCGAAAGCTTTTGTCAAGGTATTGGATTTTGGAGTTGGCAACCTCACACAAGATATGAACAGAACATCTTCCCAGGATGCGCTGGTCACATTTGGAACTCCGCTATACAGCGCTCCAGAACAATTAAGAGGAGAGTCTGCATCTGTAAAATCAGATTTATATGCCTGGGGTCTCATAGTCTTAGAATGCCTTTCAGGCAATGCAGCTATTCAGGGAGGAAGCATCTCTGAAATTTACCATGAGCAACTGAATACTTCCAAAGTACCGATTCCTTTTAATATCAAAGAGCATTCACTTGGAAAATTATTGGAAAGAGTTTTGGATAAAAATCCTTTAACCCGCTTCGCTGAGACCTTAGTGCTCTTTCAGGAAATGAGCAAACTGGATGTAAGTACCCTTCAATTGACTAAAAATAATCTCAATAATTCTGCTCCAGAACTTGACCATACTTTGGAAAATGAACTTTCATGGAAGGATATTGAAAAAAACAAAAAACTGATCACGATACTTGGCTTCAAGCTCTCTTTAACCGCTACAGAGGAATGTCATCTTGATGAGGAAACCATAGAGACTATACGGCAAGATCAATTGCAATCATGTATAGATACTGCTTTAAGATTTGATGGTTATCAGACAAACGGATTAGCTGACTATAGACTTATTTACTTTGGTTATCCTCAAACAAGTGATCAGGACGCAAGGCTTGCAGGCAGAACAGCTTTGGAAATCCTAACCCAAGTAAAGAAGAGGAGCCAGGCTTTAAATAAAATATATGGATTGAATCTTGATATTAAGCTTTCGCTGCATTCTGGCAACATTTTTACCAAGTCCGGTCTCAACACTGACGGACATACAGCCAACCTTGCTTTGGATCTTTTACAATATTCTCAAGACCGGAAAATATTGGTGAGTGCACAGACTCGTCAACTTCTGGAGCCTTTTATTGAATTTGAAAGTCCTATTAACATTAATTCTCAATATGCTAAAATGCCGAGTCAGGCAAGTTATCTGGTTGGAGAACTTCCCTTGGAAGCCTTTTCTCAATTACGGTCCACAAGTGCAGACAGAAAAATGTATGGTAGGGATGAGGAACTTGGAAGGATATTCAACTTGTGGGAGGCAACAGCAAATACTGATCAATGCCAGATGTATTTGATAGAGGGCGAAGCAGGAGTTGGCAAGTCTAAGTTAGTTTTCGAATTCAAAAAGAAGCTTAGAAATGAAGACTGCAGTATTATTGAATCAAGATGCTTGCAGGAACATTCTAATAATTCATTTTTCCCCATTCTTGAAACCTTCAAAAAAGCCATTGGAATCAGACAGGGATCAAATCCTTCAGACAGCCAGAAACTATTGACCCAGATATTGACAGATGCTTCTTGTAATTTAGAGACTGCAATACCAGTATTGGCTTCCTGGTTGGGTATTGATTTGGAGACACTTCAGGAGAGCTCTCCTTTTAACCCATTGGAACAAAAGACACTTTTGTCAGATACTCTAACCAAGTGTTTTCTTTTTTTAGTCAGCAGACAAAATTATTTGTTTGTTTTCGAAGATATTCATTGGGCCGATCCAAGTACCATAAATTTCTTAAAAGAGTATCAGTCTCAGTCTGTATCTCAAAGGCATATGATACTATGTACTTCCAGACCTAATGATTCATGGAGTTTTGACAAGTTAGGTTTTAATTCAATACGACTAGCTCCTCTGGATCTTCAATCAGGTGCATTATTAGTAAAAGAAATTGTCGAATTCAAAGAAATTTCAGAGAATGCATTGAAGTACATTTTAGACAAGACTGATGGCATACCAATCTTTATCGAAGAACTAACAGCCATGTTAATGGCAAAAGAACAGATAGTCTGTAAAAATGAGATCTACCATCTTAAAGAACATTTCAATTCAGAAACGGTACCTTTTACGCTCAAAGGATTACTAAATGCCAGGTTAGATCAATTGGGTCATGCTAAAGAAACCGCCCAATTAGCAGCAACAGTTGGTAAGGAAGTAGACTATTCACTTTTAGCAAATGCGGGCATCAAGGATGAAACCACTCTTCTGTCACATTTGAATAAGATGATCGATGCTGATTTAATGTACAAGATACAGACAACCCATGGAGATCAATACATATTCAGACATTCTTTGTTCAGGGAAGCCGCTTATGAAAGCCAGGCTAATGCTAAAAGAATACAAAATCATGAACATATTGCTGAAGTTCTAACATACAATATTCAGTTAAAAGAAGCTAGATATACAGCAAATGAAGCTGAAAGATTGTCACATCATTTATATGAATCGGGAAAGGTATCTCAAGGTGTGGTTTGGATGCATAAAACAGCAGAAGTTCTGGTAAGGAAGTCTGACAGCTTAGAAACAGTGGAAGTTTGTAAAAAGGCTATTCATTGGCTTTTGGAATTACCCGAAAGTCAAGAACGTTTTCAAAGGGAATTTAATCTAAGGCAGATTCTTATTACCAATCTTGTAGCTACTGAGAGTTACGGATCGGAGGAAGTAGGTAAGCAATTAGATGCTATTTCAACTTTGTTTGTGAACCTTGACGATCAGGAGCAACTCTTTCCTAGTATGTTTTTGTATAGCAACTATTATACCCTTCGTGCCAATGCAAAAGCAGCCATGGAAATTTCTAAAGTCCTTGCAGAAAAAGCAGATAAAAATAAAAATAACAAATGGATATTGGTAGCTTATACACTCTTAGGATATCAACTCATGAATAATGGTCAATTTATTGAAGCTGCAACAGCGGTTAAATATGCCCTTGATCATTTTGATCCACTTGTTCATAACACATTGGCTTATGAGTTTGGCATAGATCAAGAGATCATAGCCAAAGGATTACTAGCAAATATTTACACCTTTTTGGGAAACCATGCTGAAATTGCTCTCTTGGAAAATAATCTACTTAAAAAAGCGCATCAGCTCAATCATCTCCATAGCACGGCTTCAACGTATTTGGGACTCAGCTGTACCTATTTCTATTTGGGTAATAAAGATAAGGTTAAGGAATACAGCAAGGCGTTGATGGATCTTAATCATCATCATAGCTCACACATATTTGGCAACTATGGTCTCATCTTAAATGCCTGGGCATCGAAGGACCTGGAAAGCGCCCAAAAAGCAATGATCGCAGAGGAAGCTATGGGTATTCTTTCGATGCGTAGTTTTTGGTATACCATCATAGCATGTATAGAATTGGAGTCGGGAATGTACATAGATGCACATAAACGATTACATCTTGCCTTATCCTTAATTGGGAAAAGCGATGGTCCGTTGTATGCTTCCGAAATTCATAGACTTTTGGCTAACATACATCTTGAAAGTTCAGAGACGGACCTAGTCAAAAATCATTTTCAGAATTGTCAGTCTATCGCTACCCAGCAAGGAGCTAAATGGATCCTTGAAAAAGCAGAAAGTCTTGCAATGACATTTTAA